A portion of the Esox lucius isolate fEsoLuc1 chromosome 20, fEsoLuc1.pri, whole genome shotgun sequence genome contains these proteins:
- the grinab gene encoding glutamate receptor, ionotropic, N-methyl D-aspartate-associated protein 1b (glutamate binding), whose protein sequence is MSQPNRNNYSPLEEPNPTAPIVYGQPNPPAYGMNIPNTQEMPNPFGGPGPAPGGLPFPPPGAFGQPMYSQGMGSPGYGFAPNAPMPDAYGQGYVNPNHDPSTAYHSDDPPPAFYDNADFGSGLDNKSIRRAFIRKVFLVLTVQLLVTFSFVTVFTFVESIKVFVKAHTWTYFVSYAVFFVSLISISCCGEFRRKHPWNLIALSILTLAMSYMVGMIASFYDTDSVIMAVGITALVCFTVVIFSLQTKYDFTSCHGVLFVCLIVLIVFSILCIFIRNKILDLVYASLGALLFTCFLAVDTQMLLGNKEMALSPEDYVFASLSLYTDIINIFLYILAIVVRSRN, encoded by the exons ATGTCTCAACCAAACAGGAATAACTATTCGCCTTTGGAGGAGCCCAACCCCACAGCTCCCATTGTATATGGGCAGCCGAACCCTCCAGCGTATGGAATGAATATACCGAACACGCAGGAGATGCCTAACCCGTTTGGGGGTCCAGGCCCCGCTCCTGGGGGCCTCCCATTCCCTCCGCCTGGGGCCTTCGGCCAGCCCATGTACTCACAGGGTATGGGGAGCCCAGGATACGGCTTTGCGCCCAACGCTCCCATGCCGGATGCCTACGGTCAAGGCTATGTCAACCCAAATCACG ACCCAAGCACTGCTTACCACAGCGATGACCCGCCACCAGCCTTCTATGACAACGCTGATTTCGGCTCTGGGTTGGACAACAAGAGCATAAGACGAGCCTTCATCCGCAAG GTGTTCTTGGTGTTGACTGTCCAGCTGTTGGTGACATTCTCCTTTGTGACTGTATTCACCTTTGTGGAGTCCATCAAAGTCTTTGTCAAGGCACACACATGGACCTACTTTGTGTCCTATGCGGTCTTCTTTGTCTCACTCATCTCCATTTCCTGCTGTGGAGAGTTTCGCCGAAAACATCCATGGAACCTAATTGCACTA TCGATCCTGACCCTCGCTATGTCCTACATGGTTGGGATGATAGCAAGCTTCTACGACACAGACTCTGTCATCATGGCTGTGGGAATCACTGCTCTGGTCTGCTTCACCGTCGTCATCTTCTCTCTCCAG ACCAAATACGACTTTACATCCTGCCACGGtgtgctgtttgtgtgtcttattGTCCTGATCGTCTTCAGCATTCTCTGCATTTTCATCCGCAACAAGATACTGGACCTGGTCTACGCCTCATTGGGTGCCTTACTTTTCACCTGC TTCTTGGCTGTGGACACTCAAATGCTGCTTGGCAACAAGGAGATGGCCCTAAGTCCAGAGGACTATGTGTTTGCCTCGCTCAGCCTTTACACCGACATCATCAACATCTTCCTCTATATCCTGGCTATTGTTGTGAGATCACGTAACTGA